In Roseisolibacter agri, one genomic interval encodes:
- a CDS encoding OmpA family protein: protein MRSFQVLVLGLAGAASLSACATKGYVNRRVDTVVATERVARESADSAQVRDIAALRTDLTALRNDLQTLRNEFGARITAMEDQVKFTMPVHFAFDDASVRQEDQAALQRFAQVANKYYNGAAITVEGFADPAGSARYNAALSKRRADSVKDFLVAQGLNDGLVKTVGLGESRQVRPGAAGNDAGAELNRRVVFVIESPGVGAATTAATTASMQ from the coding sequence ATGCGCTCCTTCCAGGTTCTGGTTCTGGGTCTCGCCGGCGCCGCCAGCCTCAGCGCGTGCGCGACCAAGGGCTACGTCAACCGCCGCGTCGACACCGTGGTCGCCACCGAGCGCGTCGCGCGTGAGAGCGCCGACAGCGCGCAGGTCCGCGACATCGCCGCCCTCCGCACGGATCTGACGGCGCTCCGCAACGACCTGCAGACGCTCCGCAACGAGTTCGGCGCGCGCATCACGGCGATGGAGGACCAGGTCAAGTTCACGATGCCGGTCCACTTCGCGTTCGACGACGCGTCGGTCCGCCAGGAGGACCAGGCGGCGCTGCAGCGCTTCGCGCAGGTCGCCAACAAGTACTACAACGGCGCCGCGATCACGGTCGAGGGCTTCGCGGATCCGGCCGGCTCGGCGCGCTACAACGCCGCGCTCTCGAAGCGCCGCGCGGACTCGGTGAAGGACTTCCTCGTCGCGCAGGGCCTGAACGACGGCCTCGTCAAGACGGTCGGCCTCGGTGAGAGCCGCCAGGTCCGTCCGGGCGCCGCGGGCAACGACGCGGGCGCGGAGCTGAACCGCCGCGTGGTGTTCGTGATCGAGTCGCCGGGCGTGGGTGCCGCGACGACCGCCGCGACGACCGCCTCGATGCAGTAA
- a CDS encoding alpha-1,4-glucan--maltose-1-phosphate maltosyltransferase — MTAPKTPPARRAARAAAPAAGATASPPRIVVADVAPSVDDGRFPAKRVLGETCVVTADAFREGHELLRARVRYRGPDGGAWRTAPMTHDPDADRWTGEFPLDALGDWTFTVEAWTDEFGTWLQRLGKRVAAQQPEVATELLDGGAQLQRAARRAPFGAARKRLEAAATLLLDTAQPLDARVAAATDPALATLMEAHAPANDLTTYDRELRVSVERPRAAFAAWYEFFPRSTATEPGRHGTFADAERVLPRIAELGFDVVYLPPIHPIGRTFRKGRNNTLTAEADDVGSPWAIGSEHGGHTAIEPALGTLEDFERFVARARALDLDVALDFALQVSPDHPWVQEHPEWFVKRADGTIAYAENPPKKYQDIYPLDFWSSDREGLWTAARDALLFWIARGVNTFRVDNPHTKPFAFWQWVIAEVRRAHPEVVFLSEAFTRPKKLLHLAKLGFSQSYGYFTWKNEAWEITQWLEEFLAPDVVEYHRGNFFVNTPDILHEFLQTGGRGAFRLRLLLAGTLSPLYGVYSGFELLEHEPVRAGSEEYLNSEKYELRQRDFTAPGNLDEDIRRLNRIRRAEPALQRQDNLTFHRSENEQVLFYRRAGSKGAADLLVAVNLDPRQAHASIVHVPIADMNIADDEPYEVEDLLTGARYTWRGVRNYVRLDPAHEPAHVLRVEARPPRPKAAKATTAGAGGHA; from the coding sequence ATGACCGCACCGAAGACGCCTCCCGCCCGCCGCGCCGCCCGCGCCGCCGCCCCCGCGGCCGGCGCCACCGCGAGCCCGCCCCGCATCGTCGTCGCCGACGTCGCGCCCTCCGTGGACGACGGGCGCTTCCCGGCCAAGCGCGTCCTCGGCGAGACGTGCGTCGTCACGGCCGACGCGTTCCGCGAGGGGCACGAGCTGCTGCGTGCGCGCGTGCGCTATCGTGGCCCGGACGGCGGCGCGTGGCGCACCGCGCCGATGACGCACGATCCCGACGCCGACCGCTGGACCGGCGAGTTCCCGCTCGACGCGCTCGGCGACTGGACCTTCACCGTCGAGGCGTGGACCGACGAGTTCGGGACGTGGCTGCAGCGGCTCGGCAAGCGCGTCGCGGCGCAGCAGCCCGAGGTCGCGACCGAGCTGCTCGACGGCGGCGCGCAGCTGCAGCGGGCCGCGCGACGCGCGCCCTTCGGCGCGGCGCGCAAGCGCCTCGAGGCGGCGGCCACGCTGCTGCTCGACACCGCGCAGCCGCTGGACGCGCGCGTCGCCGCCGCGACCGATCCCGCGCTCGCGACGCTGATGGAGGCGCACGCGCCGGCGAACGACCTCACCACCTACGACCGCGAGCTGCGCGTCTCCGTGGAGCGTCCGCGCGCGGCGTTCGCGGCGTGGTACGAGTTCTTCCCGCGCTCGACCGCCACGGAGCCGGGGCGCCACGGCACCTTCGCCGACGCGGAGCGGGTGCTGCCGCGCATCGCGGAGCTCGGGTTCGACGTCGTGTACCTGCCGCCCATCCACCCGATCGGCCGCACCTTCCGGAAGGGGAGGAACAACACGCTCACCGCCGAGGCGGACGACGTCGGCAGCCCGTGGGCGATCGGCAGCGAGCACGGAGGCCACACCGCGATCGAGCCGGCGCTCGGCACGCTCGAGGACTTCGAGCGCTTCGTCGCCCGCGCGCGCGCGCTCGACCTGGACGTCGCGCTCGACTTCGCGCTGCAGGTGTCGCCCGACCATCCCTGGGTGCAGGAGCACCCCGAGTGGTTCGTGAAGCGGGCCGACGGCACGATCGCGTACGCCGAGAACCCGCCCAAGAAGTACCAGGACATCTACCCGCTCGACTTCTGGTCGTCCGACCGCGAGGGGCTCTGGACGGCGGCGCGCGACGCGCTGCTGTTCTGGATCGCGCGCGGCGTGAACACCTTCCGCGTCGACAACCCGCACACCAAGCCGTTCGCCTTCTGGCAGTGGGTGATCGCCGAGGTGCGCCGCGCGCACCCGGAGGTCGTCTTCCTGAGCGAGGCGTTCACGCGCCCCAAGAAGCTGCTGCACCTGGCGAAGCTCGGCTTCTCGCAGTCGTACGGCTACTTCACGTGGAAGAACGAGGCGTGGGAGATCACGCAGTGGCTCGAGGAGTTCCTCGCGCCCGACGTGGTGGAGTACCACCGCGGCAACTTCTTCGTGAACACGCCGGACATCCTGCACGAGTTCCTGCAGACGGGCGGGCGCGGTGCGTTCCGCCTGCGGCTCCTGCTGGCCGGCACGCTGAGCCCCCTCTACGGCGTCTACAGCGGCTTCGAGCTGCTGGAGCACGAGCCGGTGCGCGCGGGCAGCGAGGAGTACCTCAACAGCGAGAAGTACGAGCTGCGGCAGCGCGACTTCACCGCGCCCGGCAACCTCGACGAGGACATCCGGCGGCTGAACCGCATCCGGCGCGCGGAGCCCGCGTTGCAGCGGCAGGACAACCTGACCTTCCACCGCTCGGAGAACGAGCAGGTGCTCTTCTATCGTCGCGCCGGCAGCAAGGGCGCGGCCGACCTGCTGGTGGCCGTGAACCTGGATCCCCGCCAGGCGCACGCGTCCATCGTGCACGTGCCCATCGCGGACATGAACATCGCGGACGACGAGCCGTACGAGGTGGAGGACCTGCTGACGGGCGCGCGCTACACGTGGCGCGGCGTGCGCAACTACGTGCGGCTGGATCCCGCGCACGAGCCCGCGCACGTGCTGCGCGTGGAGGCGCGGCCGCCGCGTCCGAAGGCCGCGAAGGCGACCACCGCGGGCGCCGGAGGCCACGCGTGA
- the treS gene encoding maltose alpha-D-glucosyltransferase, which produces MIYQLHVKAYRDHNGDGYGDFRGLLDKLDYIQSLGVDCIWLLPFYPSPLRDDGYDISDYKAINPTYGTLEDFQRFLDAAHARGIRVITELVINHTSDQHPWFQRARLAPKGSPERDWYVWSDDPNRYAGTRIIFTDTETSNWTWDPVAQQFYWHRFFSHQPDLNFDNPEVLEAVKDAMRFWLDMGVDGLRLDAIPYLVERDGTNCENLPETHTVLKQLRAALDAEYHGRIFLAEANQWPPDVRPYFGDSDECHMAFHFPVMPRMYMAVARADRTPIVEIMARTPDIPADCQWAIFLRNHDELTLEMVTDEERDYMYREYAKDPRMRINVGIRRRLAPLMDNARRRIELMNTLLMSMPGTPIMYYGDEIGMGDNVFLGDRNGVRTPMQWNGSWNSGFSEADSAALYSPLIVDPPYGYQGVNVMASERTDSSLLRWMRRLIAVRKTSRAFGRGRIEFLHPANRKILVFLREYEDDIVLVACNLSGSAEPVELDLRRFAGYVPIEMWSDRPFPTIGELPYFLTFGPHGYYWFRLSRPDGAGPGA; this is translated from the coding sequence ATCATCTACCAGCTGCACGTCAAGGCGTACCGCGACCACAACGGCGACGGCTACGGCGACTTCCGCGGGCTGCTGGACAAGCTGGACTACATCCAGTCGCTCGGCGTCGACTGCATCTGGCTGCTGCCGTTCTACCCGTCGCCGCTGCGCGACGACGGGTACGACATCTCGGACTACAAGGCGATCAACCCGACGTACGGCACGCTGGAGGACTTCCAGCGCTTCCTCGACGCGGCGCACGCGCGCGGCATCCGCGTCATCACGGAGCTCGTCATCAACCACACGAGCGACCAGCACCCGTGGTTCCAGCGCGCGCGCCTGGCGCCCAAGGGGAGCCCGGAGCGCGACTGGTACGTCTGGAGCGACGATCCCAATCGCTACGCCGGCACGCGCATCATCTTCACCGACACCGAGACGTCCAACTGGACGTGGGACCCGGTGGCGCAGCAGTTCTACTGGCACCGCTTCTTCAGCCACCAGCCGGATCTCAACTTCGACAACCCGGAGGTGCTGGAGGCGGTGAAGGACGCCATGCGCTTCTGGCTCGACATGGGCGTCGACGGATTGCGGCTGGACGCGATCCCGTACCTGGTGGAGCGCGACGGCACGAACTGCGAGAACCTGCCCGAGACGCACACGGTCCTGAAGCAGCTGCGCGCCGCGCTGGACGCCGAGTACCACGGGCGGATCTTCCTCGCGGAGGCGAACCAGTGGCCGCCCGACGTGCGCCCGTACTTCGGCGACTCGGACGAGTGCCACATGGCGTTCCACTTCCCGGTGATGCCGCGCATGTACATGGCCGTCGCGCGCGCCGACCGGACGCCGATCGTCGAGATCATGGCGCGCACGCCGGACATCCCGGCCGACTGCCAGTGGGCGATCTTCCTCCGCAACCACGACGAGCTGACGCTCGAGATGGTGACGGACGAGGAGCGCGACTACATGTACCGCGAGTACGCCAAGGATCCCCGCATGCGCATCAACGTGGGGATCCGGCGCCGGCTCGCGCCGCTGATGGACAACGCGCGGCGGCGCATCGAGCTGATGAACACGCTCCTGATGTCGATGCCCGGCACGCCCATCATGTACTACGGCGACGAGATCGGAATGGGCGACAACGTGTTCCTGGGCGACCGCAACGGCGTGCGCACGCCGATGCAGTGGAACGGCTCGTGGAACTCGGGCTTCTCGGAAGCCGACAGCGCCGCGCTCTACAGCCCGCTCATCGTCGACCCGCCCTACGGCTACCAGGGCGTGAACGTCATGGCGTCGGAGCGCACGGACTCGTCGCTCCTGCGCTGGATGCGGCGGCTGATCGCGGTCCGCAAGACGTCGCGGGCGTTCGGGCGCGGGCGCATCGAGTTCCTGCACCCGGCGAACCGGAAGATCCTCGTCTTCCTGCGCGAGTACGAGGACGACATCGTGCTGGTGGCGTGCAACCTCTCCGGCAGCGCCGAGCCGGTGGAGCTGGACCTGCGCCGCTTCGCGGGCTACGTGCCGATCGAGATGTGGAGCGACCGGCCGTTCCCGACGATCGGCGAGCTGCCCTACTTCCTGACGTTCGGCCCGCACGGCTACTACTGGTTCCGGCTCTCGCGTCCCGACGGCGCAGGGCCGGGCGCGTGA